The nucleotide sequence GGAGAGTTGTATGGTTATGAAGTATTTGAACGCTTTTATGAAATAGGTTCTCCGACTGGATTAAAAGAGGCCATCAGTAAGTTACAGGGACGGCAGTCAACGAAATAAAGCAATTACCGATGTCCTCGAGCCAGGTCAGAGTCACTCCTGTTTGCTAAATAGGTATCTGCCATCTCTTCATCGGTTATATCAACGGGCATATTCACAACGTTGCTTTTTGCAAAAAATGAATGTTCAAAACGCGAGCTATTTTTTGTAAATGCTTTCTTGATATAGCGAAATAATTTATCAACCCCATCACCAGTCAGCGCACTTGTTTGAACATAGGCAATAATATTATGGGCTTCTGCTTGTAATTTTATTGTTAGTGCATCAATTTCATCCTGACTTATTTCTCGTTGTTTATGAAGATCCGACTTATTCCCGACCAGGATAATAAACGGGTTTTTCATGGCATGTCTTTGGGCATCATTGACATAATGTTCGACGTGGGAAAAGCTTGCTCTATTCGTCAAATCAAAAACCACAACAATGCCTTGGGCATAGTGATAATAAAAAGGATGGATGTCCTTATAGCGTTGGTGTCCACTCATATCCCAACAGGCACTTAACCAATCGGACTTAAGGCGAAATACGTATTCTGCACCAATAGTTGGTGTGGGTTCGTAATTATAGCTGCAGTGATGGTGTATGAGTTGAGTTTTACCTGTATTGGTATCGCCAATAATAACTAATTGATTCTTCATAGAGGTATTTTAGGATAGATATTTACTTAATTAGGGGACTATGTCATCTATTTAAAATAATTACCAGTTCCAGCGAATATTCTATACTGTGGAGTAGGATGATATCTGCCTCATCACAATGTGCGTGGTGAACATAGCGATGACTTAGAGGAGTAATGATGGAATTTAATGCCTTATATGAAGAATTAGGCCTTAATTCAACGCAGAGTGATGAAGAGAGAGTCCAGATTTTAGCACAATGGTGTTATGAAAAAGTATCCAGAGATATCCGCTTTACTGATAAGTTAGAGGACAACTATGAAAACTATGAGGAACTGGCAACAGACTACCTCGAAGAGTTTCTAATTAATATTCCTCTGGATCTCGGGGAAGAGGTAGCGGCGTTTGAGGGGAGGAATGCTATCCAAGCAGCCGCCTTTTTGGGCCTCGATCAAGCAATCGCTTCCTTAAATCCACAACGGGATTTATTAAATAAACCCGATGCTCATGGAAATACACCTTTGCATATCGCTGCTTTGGCAGGGCATTTTTATACTGTTTCGGTTTTGCTTGATTTGGGGGCGGCTTTTGACAACCCTAATAAACAGTCGCAGCTACCTATTTTTAGTGCTTTAGAAATGCCAATGCTTTATGAAGATGACTTAAAAGAAAAGAAAATAAGAATTTTTAGACTACTAAGAGAGAAGTCACCAAAAACACTGGAGCATCAAGATATTAGTGGAGATACAGTACTCCATTTGATGGCAATTCACGATTTTTCTACTTTATTGGCAGAGGTCCTGAAAACAAATCCCGAGCTTGCCTTGATTAAAAATAATTATTTCTGTTATCCAATCCATACCGCTATTTTAAATAATAAAATCGATTGTGTCCGTAGTCTGCTAGCAATGGAGCAAGCAACAATCTTGGCGGATAGCAAGGGACGATTAGCGCTTCATTATGCAGCGCGTTATAGTGATAAAGACATCACTATTCTTTGCTGTGATGCCAGCGAAGATCTTAATGTGCTTGATGGGAGAGGACGCACCGCTATCATGTTAGCAGCACAGGCAGGAAATAATGCGGCTTTAAACGTGCTGGTTGATAAAGGGGCGGACTTACATGCTATTGATAGTGAAGGCTATTCGGCACTGCACTATGCTGTACTCGCCGGGCATTTGGAAACAGTGCGTTGGTTATTGGCAAATACGACGATTGATTTCAATGCGCCTGATAGCAAACAACAAACGCCCCTTGCTCTTTGTAATACACCTGAGAAAATTCAAATTAAGAACTTGCTTCTCGAGAGAGGGGCGATTTAACGTCCTTTTTAACAAGGATATTAAGCAAATGTACTGGATGGTGTGACTGTCCCCATTTTTTCTGGTGGTTCCTGCTCATCGTTCGGACGAGCCAAAAGGCCACTATTTGTTTGGGAGCTAATTAACAAATTGATGGGTGGCACTTCCGAAATAGTTAGTGTCTTCGCAGATAAGACACAGGAAGTATCCGTAAATGCCCGATGAATTAGGTTCCATAACCCTGGTTCTGTGGCTGTAACCTGACACACTTGCCGAACAAACTCATCAACGTCTCCAGGCCAACCATTTTTTTCTAAACAAGTAAGGTTGGAGTTTAAAAGCGCCTGCAGGGAAGGCTTATCATAGGCATAAAAAAAGCCTTTGCTCTCATTGATATAAGTCGTAATCCCTTTTTGTCTAAAAGCGTTTTTTAATTCTTCAATATTGTAGCCGCCTTCAACAATTTCCTGGGTAGTGAGATAACCAAGCGTTTTCTTGATACCTACCAAATTAAGGTCGCTGGTAATTTTATCCACAAAAAACTCACCGATTTCTTTAGAAATATAACGCTGATCTCGATGACGTTTTGGGACAATAAGATATAAAAGATTTGTTTCTTTGCTATCGAATAACTGTCCCAAACTAACATGATTAGTTAGCAAGGCTTTCCTATTAAAAAGTACGCGTAGATCATTAATATCTTCAACAGTGCATAGATCTCCAAATTTTTTCTTATAGTAGTCTACTATTTGTGATTTTAAATCGAGAATAGTTGATTTTTCATCCAGAGATAATTCAAATTCACTATCATCAATGCTCTTTATAAGAAACTTCATTTTTCCACCAAAATAAAAGAGAACTTGCTATTCTATCTT is from Legionella donaldsonii and encodes:
- a CDS encoding Rab family GTPase, encoding MKNQLVIIGDTNTGKTQLIHHHCSYNYEPTPTIGAEYVFRLKSDWLSACWDMSGHQRYKDIHPFYYHYAQGIVVVFDLTNRASFSHVEHYVNDAQRHAMKNPFIILVGNKSDLHKQREISQDEIDALTIKLQAEAHNIIAYVQTSALTGDGVDKLFRYIKKAFTKNSSRFEHSFFAKSNVVNMPVDITDEEMADTYLANRSDSDLARGHR
- a CDS encoding ankyrin repeat domain-containing protein → MMEFNALYEELGLNSTQSDEERVQILAQWCYEKVSRDIRFTDKLEDNYENYEELATDYLEEFLINIPLDLGEEVAAFEGRNAIQAAAFLGLDQAIASLNPQRDLLNKPDAHGNTPLHIAALAGHFYTVSVLLDLGAAFDNPNKQSQLPIFSALEMPMLYEDDLKEKKIRIFRLLREKSPKTLEHQDISGDTVLHLMAIHDFSTLLAEVLKTNPELALIKNNYFCYPIHTAILNNKIDCVRSLLAMEQATILADSKGRLALHYAARYSDKDITILCCDASEDLNVLDGRGRTAIMLAAQAGNNAALNVLVDKGADLHAIDSEGYSALHYAVLAGHLETVRWLLANTTIDFNAPDSKQQTPLALCNTPEKIQIKNLLLERGAI